The genomic stretch TTATACAAACATCGAATTGAAAATAACTATTTTCCTGTAATTGGCGAAGGTAGCTACGATGCATCTATTGTTTTCATAGGCGAAGCCCCAGGAAAAAACGAAGCACTTACAGCAAAACCATTTTGTGGGGCATCAGGAAGAATACTCGACGAACTTCTTGCGCCAATCGGAATGGATAGGACAAAAATTTATGTAACAAATATTGTAAAAGATAGACCTCCAGAAAATAGAGATCCGACTCCTAGGGAAATCGCACTATACTCACCATTTCTTGATAGACAAATTGAAATCATCCAACCTAAGGTAATTGTGACCTTAGGTAGATTCTCTATGCTACATATCATGAATTCATATGGGGTACCTATCGAACCAATTTCAAAAGCACATGGAAAAAAGTTTGTAGCCAGGGCACCTCATGGGGAAGTTGATTTTATCCCGCTATACCACCCCGCTATGGCGCTATACAACCCAAATCTAAAAAAAACACTGATTGAAGATGCGAAAATACTTATAGAATATATCTAACTGTAATATTGACAAATCAATATTTAATGGTATTCTTGTAACTAAAGGAGGTTTGTGTGGATAAACAAACCGAAATTCGCGGAAAGATCTTTCAAATTAAAAAGGAGCTACATACGTGGCTCGTACAACAAAAACTAATTAACAAAGGAGACAGGATTCCAATGGAAGTTGTGATTGAGTTAACATCACAACTAACATCTAACGGCCCAAGTTCAGTAGAATTTTCAGGCTTGCTAAAGATGAAAATTCTAGACTTCTTCACTGAAGAACGAATGACTCTTGCTGGCGTTAACACGAGCTACCTTGCTCGCATCAAGTTCTTGGAGGATCCTAAGCGGTACGTCAAGTGTGATTCGAGTGATTGCGCGCCGGAGATTGTGCTTGTTCAAGACCTCTACACCGCAGGTGCTACTAAGATCTTGAGATTCGCAAGTTTTGGAACTTCAACACTCCAAATGATGAGCCAGGTACTTGTTTCGGTAGGACTCAAGGAAATTACATAGGGGAGTTGTTCTTAAGGGCGCGTTCAATGAACACGCCTTTTTTGTTATATATTATCGAAATTTTTATGCTAGATTAGTGTGATCAATATGACATCTAAAGAAGTACGAAACCGGTTCTTGGCTTTTTTTGAAAAACGCGGACATGCAATATTACCGTCTGCGTCGTTAGTGCCTGAAAACGACCCAACAGTTCTCTTCAATACTGCTGGTATGCAGCCATTGGTTCCATATCTTATGGGAAGACCGCATCCACTAGGAGACAAACTCGCAAATATTCAGAAATGTGTCCGAACAGGTGACATTGATGATATTGGAGACAATACCCACTTAACATTTTTTGAAATGATGGGTAACTGGTCTTTAGGCAGCTATTTTAAAGAAGATGCTATTAAATGGAGCTTCGAACTCCTTACATCTAAAGAGGAAGGTTTTGGTCTTGATCCAAAACGCTTGTACGTAACAGTATTTGCAGGTGATGAGAATGCTGATCGTGATGAAGAAGCTGCAAGCATCTGGGAGTCCGTTGGTGTTCCACGACACAGAATATATTTTAAAGATGCAACCGCTAACTGGTGGCCAGCTGTAAAAGGAAAAGACACATGGACAGGCCCAACAGGACCTTGCACTGAGATGTTTTACGACCTAACAGTGGAAGGTTTGGGTGATTTAACGCCTGAGGAATATAACCAAGCTGACGAAGAACAAAAACTTGTCGAGATCTGGAACGATGTGTTCATGGAATTTGAAAAAAAAGAAGGAAAGATTGTTCGAAAGCTTGAAAAGAAAAATGTTGATACTGGATCAGGGCTAGAACGTATTTCCGCAGTACTGCAGAAAAAATCAAATGTCTTTGATACTGATGTGTTTAAACCAATCATGCACGTTGCCAAAGAACTTACAAGCGATATCCGAAAACAACGTATCATTTCAGACCATATTCGCACGGCAACATTCATGATTGCTGATGGTGTAATTCCTGCAAATACAGATCAAGGATATGTTCTACGTAGGATTATCCGTCGTATGGTGTTTAATACTGACTCAAAAACACTCTCCCAGACACATATCGAACGGTTGGTGACCATTCTTACTCAAAACTACGGTGAGTTTTATCCAAACATCGAGAACAATGGCGCTGTAATTGTTGCCGAGATCGCAAAAGAAGCAGAGAAATTCACAAAAGCACTTGATCAGGGAATGAAAGAGTTTGAAAAGATTTCTAAAGAGAATATTTCCGGTATAGATGCGTTCACTCTTTTCTCAAGCTATGGATTTCCAGTCGATTTAACAATTGAGCTAGCCAAGGCAAAAGGAGTCTCTGTTGATAAAGATGGATTTGATCTTGAACTTAAAAAACACCAAGATCTGTCACGAGTTGGTTCTGAGAAAAAATTTAAAGGAGGTCTCGGTGGCACAAGCCCTATGGAAGTGCGCTTTCACACAGCAACACATTTACTCAACGCTGCACTTAGAAACATATTAGGTGACCATGTGAGCCAACGTGGAAGCAATATCACTCCAGAACGACTACGTTTTGACTTCTCTCATACAGATAAACTTTCTCCTGAACAGAAAACTGCAGTTGAAACACTAGTCAACGGGTGGATCACGCAAGAACTAGACGTGACTCACGAAGAAATGAATAAGGATGTTGCACTTGAAAGTGGTGCAACACATGCATTTGGGGATAAATATGGTGATGTAGTCACCGTTTACACAATTGGACCCGTAAACTCTCCGATAAGTAAAGAATTTTGTGGCGGACCTCATGTTACAAACACACGTGAACTTGGAATATTTTCAATTCTCAAAGAAGAAGCAGTTGCCTCAGGTGTCCGCAGAATAAAAGCAGTGCTTAAGTAGCACACCTGATTTATTCTTGGTGCTATACTAATCTTTGAAATGGCATTTGATGTGCTACATGCGCTTTTTGATATACAGTCTGCATCCGTAGGTGCGATTGCTTTCACTCGTACCGCAGAAAACAAATTAAAAATATTTTTCTCACAAAGAGAAACTATCTCTGTCTCACTTACATCGTCTGAAGATGAGCGAATTGTAAAAACACGTCTTGCGTGTAAATCGCTTGGAGAGCAGATGGCGAAAGTACTGCCATCATTTCCGGTATCTCTTGGATCAAGCCGTGCAATTCAATCAGCAACAATTGTATATAGTCCACTATGGAGCACGCTCCAGCCAATTCGTATAGATATTTTTAGAGATATGCCGTTTCTAGTTACAGAACGGTTTCTTTCATCACTTGCATCAAAGGAAAAGGAAGGAATAGCGAATGAACACAACATGAGGATGGTAAGGATGAGTTATGAACATGTACTTGTTAATGGGTATAAACTCCAGGACCCAGTTGGAAAGCAAGCGAATCGAATCCAAGGATTCATGCAGGTATCCTCTGTACACGAGAGGTTATCATCTGAAGTCGAGCGAACGATTCGATCTGCACTAAATATCCACGATATTGATGAATACACCGTCGGTGAGCTATATGCAAAAAGTATTGCAAAGATCGCTTCAACTCCATCCGGCCACTCAGGTTTAATCTATGTAGATGATGATATTACCTCCATTTTCTTCATCGATGACGCGTGCGTAACTGGTCAAAGTGACTTTCCAGCAGGATTACATCACCTCGCAAAAGAACTTTCACCAAACGATGACACACATTCAGTTGCTCTTTCTCTCTCACGACTTGGTCTTGATGGTGTAGGAGAGCCACAATGGACTGGCTCCATTAGAGCAAAGATTGAAAAACACGTTCAAGACTGGAAAGATTCATTTGAAACATCCCTCAGGCAAATGAAATCATCCGCAGTGGTCCCGCACACATTCTTCCTCATTG from Candidatus Paceibacterota bacterium encodes the following:
- a CDS encoding uracil-DNA glycosylase, with the protein product MKDLTCKKTELMKEVRDEILAFKKSPLYKHRIENNYFPVIGEGSYDASIVFIGEAPGKNEALTAKPFCGASGRILDELLAPIGMDRTKIYVTNIVKDRPPENRDPTPREIALYSPFLDRQIEIIQPKVIVTLGRFSMLHIMNSYGVPIEPISKAHGKKFVARAPHGEVDFIPLYHPAMALYNPNLKKTLIEDAKILIEYI
- a CDS encoding alanine--tRNA ligase; translation: MTSKEVRNRFLAFFEKRGHAILPSASLVPENDPTVLFNTAGMQPLVPYLMGRPHPLGDKLANIQKCVRTGDIDDIGDNTHLTFFEMMGNWSLGSYFKEDAIKWSFELLTSKEEGFGLDPKRLYVTVFAGDENADRDEEAASIWESVGVPRHRIYFKDATANWWPAVKGKDTWTGPTGPCTEMFYDLTVEGLGDLTPEEYNQADEEQKLVEIWNDVFMEFEKKEGKIVRKLEKKNVDTGSGLERISAVLQKKSNVFDTDVFKPIMHVAKELTSDIRKQRIISDHIRTATFMIADGVIPANTDQGYVLRRIIRRMVFNTDSKTLSQTHIERLVTILTQNYGEFYPNIENNGAVIVAEIAKEAEKFTKALDQGMKEFEKISKENISGIDAFTLFSSYGFPVDLTIELAKAKGVSVDKDGFDLELKKHQDLSRVGSEKKFKGGLGGTSPMEVRFHTATHLLNAALRNILGDHVSQRGSNITPERLRFDFSHTDKLSPEQKTAVETLVNGWITQELDVTHEEMNKDVALESGATHAFGDKYGDVVTVYTIGPVNSPISKEFCGGPHVTNTRELGIFSILKEEAVASGVRRIKAVLK